Proteins encoded within one genomic window of Besnoitia besnoiti strain Bb-Ger1 chromosome II, whole genome shotgun sequence:
- a CDS encoding SAG-related sequence (encoded by transcript BESB_035060), translating into MSRQTTMQRRGGSIWLKTRKLMAICLGGVLLLSSGNAFAQALDGEAEDGAAAEGPSDTDVKCDVSPDLRETGVTQNQVTLSSTHPVTTLLCIKPGSTMVPKGAKSVCEAKTDVTVENCEDKGCSSTLQALLESNREVRWTQIPITKSKQGEKWALNLEQTDFPFTDKSFFVGCKNEEHPSKTCRVDVTVKARSSSVMDNLVTCAYGAESNSEALKVELTEETSTLALACGKHGSINPTTYSTNYCENENLTSCTKSYSDILPNYSSAWWAGKSDTTDHVKLTIPKGSFPAEEQHFYVGCVPKAAKPEKPIARTTGPSTDTSTSAGASTCRVKVTVKAASSASPAVSSLAVVSAVSGLLVLVGYL; encoded by the coding sequence ATGTCGAGGCAAACGacgatgcagcggcgcggcggcagcataTGGCTGAAGACGCGCAAGCTGATGGCAATCTGCCTGGGGGGCGTTTTGTTGTTGTCAAGCGGAAATGCTTTTGCACAGGCTTTGGACGGAGAGGCTGAAGACGGAGCGGCTGCCGAAGGCCCCTCAGATACTGATGTTAAGTGCGACGTCAGTCCGGATTTACGAGAAACTGGCGTAACGCAAAACCAGGTGACCCTGTCAAGCACCCATCCCGTCACAACGCTCCTGTGCATCAAACCAGGGAGCACGATGGTACCCAAAGGTGCCAAAAGTGTTTGTGAAGCAAAAACAGATGTGACTGTAGAGAACTGCGAAGATAAAGGATGCAGCAGCACTCTGCAAGCGCTGCTTGAGTCCAACCGCGAAGTCCGATGGACCCAGATCCCCATCACGAAGTCGAAGCAAGGCGAGAAGTGGGCACTGAATCTTGAACAGACGGACTTCCCTTTCACAGATAAGTCGTTTTTTGTCGGCTGCAAGAACGAGGAGCATCCGAGTAAAACCTGCAGAGTGGATGTGACTGTAAAGGCCAGGTCTTCCTCAGTCATGGATAACCTCGTCACGTGTGCCTACGGCGCCGAGAGCAACTCTGAGGCGTTGAAAGTCGAGCTGACCGAAGAGACGAGCACGCTGGCTCTCGCGTGTGGCAAGCATGGATCTATCAATCCTACTACATACAGCACAAACTACTGCGAGAACGAAAATTTGACATCGTGCACGAAGAGCTACAGCGACATTCTTCCAAACTACTCGTCTGCTTGGTGGGCAGGCAAATCAGACACGACCGATCATGTGAAGCTCACAATTCCAAAAGGAAGCTTCCCAGCGGAGGAGCAACACTTTTACGTCGGGTGCGTGCCGAAAGCGGCCAAACCAGAGAAGCCTATCGCGAGGACTACAGGTCCATCGACTGACACTTCAAcctctgccggcgcatcGACGTGCAGAGTGAAGGTAACTGTGAAGGCCGCCAGTTCCGCTTCACCTGCAGTTTCATCTTTGGCTGTAGTGTCTGCAGTCTCTGGTCTCCTGGTTTTGGTGGGGTATCTGTAA
- a CDS encoding SAG-related sequence (encoded by transcript BESB_035070) — MKGREVLRHRGGFIPAARKLVAGCIGGVLLMSCTRSFANLSGEGEARRILDTVQAEIGPELVSKCRVSLSARGADTPPIAVTLSKKQLTMMLECVEDSTEEVPEGLRKVCTAKKEATVESCSTAKDGSADVVTLKQLLGWSSDAQWVQLERSSQGNKAWMLRLKDEDLPFTDKAFFVGCKKTGDAPQDTTCRVNVVVKARASSVAGNVVTCAYGSDSNPQTLEVDMTQERNTLTLDCGVEGSVAPPMYETNNCEGMLKPCKGNSDGMFPEYARTLWTRKPKEPAIFTIPTENFPQTDTKFFIGCSPHTATDAPMEPDVAIYAEDLGVLRTTECKVAVTVKAANSAPVGSSVQVRTATCGAAALAGLVAGFRGIH, encoded by the coding sequence ATGAAGGGCCGCGAGGTCTTGCGACACCGTGGCGGTTTCATCCCAGCGGCCCGGAAGCTGGTCGCTGGCTGCATCGGGGGAGTTTTATTGATGTCCTGTACACGATCATTCGCGAATTTGTCaggggaaggcgaagcgcgccgtATTTTGGACACAGTCCAGGCGGAAATCGGCCCCGAACTGGTGAGTAAGTGCAGAGTTTCATTAAGTGCTCGAGGGGCCGATACCCCTCCCATCGCTGTAACGCTGTCAAAGAAGCAGCTGACCATGATGTTGGAATGCGTCGAAGATAGCACAGAGGAAGTCCCGGAGGGACTCAGGAAGGTATGcaccgcgaagaaggaggcgactgTTGAGAGTTGCTCAACAGCGAAAGATGGCTCGGCCGACGTCGTCACTCTGAAACAACTGCTTGGATGGTCCAGCGATGCACAGTGGGTTCAATTGGAACGTTCGTCCCAGGGAAACAAGGCGTGGATGCTGCGCCTCAAAGACGAAGACCTTCCTTTCACTGATAAAGCTTTCTTTGTCGGGTGTAAGAAGACCGGTGACGCTCCGCAGGACACCACATGTCGCGTGAATGTAGTAGTGAAAGCGAGGGCTTCGTCTGTCGCGGGGAACGTCGTCACGTGCGCGTATGGCTCCGACAGCAATCCACAGACCTTGGAAGTAGACATGACGCAAGAGAGAAACACGCTCACACTTGACTGTGGAGTCGAGGGTTCGGTCGCACCCCCGATGTACGAAACCAACAACTGTGAGGGCATGCTAAAGCCCTGCAAGGGCAACTCCGATGGAATGTTCCCCGAGTACGCAAGAACTTTATGGACGAGAAAGCCGAAAGAGCCGGCAATATTCACCATTCCGACGGAGAACTTCCCACAAACGGACACTAAGTTCTTTATCGGGTGCTCCCCCCATACGGCAACTGACGCTCCGATGGAGCCAGATGTTGCAATTTATGCCGAAGATTTAGGTGTCCTTCGCACAACAGAGTGCAAGGTGGCCGTCACAGTGAAGGCGGCGAATTCTGCCCCGGTCGGATCCTCTGTGCAGGTGAGAACAGCCACCTGCGGAGCCGCAGCTCTGGCAGGCCTCGTTGCGGGTTTTCGTGGAATTCACTAG
- a CDS encoding hypothetical protein (encoded by transcript BESB_035080) — MKSDLVQEELHRHSPDVGDALVNDKRKGGGIRAADSPHGGLSIRRPKFYVGCLPKSEEQNKDAARGVGVAVEGPTATVTPC; from the coding sequence ATGAAATCTGACCTCGTGCAAGAAGAGCTGCACCGACATTCTCCCGACGTAGGAGATGCCCTCGTGAACGACAAACGCAAAGGTGGAGGGATCCGTGCAGCTGACAGTCCCCATGGAGGGCTTTCAATCCGAAGACCGAAATTCTATGTTGGATGTCTTCCCAAGTCAGAGGAACAGAACAAGGATGCAGCTCGTGGAGTCGGTGTTGCAGTCGAGGGTCCAACTGCTACAGTTACTCCGTGCTAG